The following proteins are co-located in the Vigna angularis cultivar LongXiaoDou No.4 chromosome 2, ASM1680809v1, whole genome shotgun sequence genome:
- the LOC108328892 gene encoding mediator of RNA polymerase II transcription subunit 12 isoform X2 codes for MRQPLLTPYKLKCDKEPLNSRLGPPDFHPQTPNCPEETLTREYLQSGYRDTVEGLEESREISLTQVPNFNKAHVLNCKEAIRKRLRAINESRVQKRKAGQVYGVALSGSQLAKPGVFPEQRPCPEDFKKKWIEGLSQQHKRLRSLVDLVPHVRRKSLLEVLIRNNVPLLRATWFIKVTYLNVVRPGSASISSGIGDKTQQTCSELWTKDVIEYLQTLLDEFFSKNSSHFTHNRDRSPQLPYTASLQHRNDQLSISDGEEPSLHFKWWYIVRLLQWHHTEGLLIPSLIIDWVLRQLQEKQLLEIWQLLLPIVYGFLEIVVLSQTYVRTLAGVALRVIRDPAPGGSDLVDNSRRAYTTSALIEMLRFLILAAPETFVALDCFPLPSSVVSYAINEGSFILKATEAAGKIKNSSEDVCLFKSKGFDAQYQSLAFDHVISCIQERVQDLTKAVKPGYPGQYLAKAAQALDKSLVLGDLHGAYKFLFEDLCDETVSEGWVAKVSHCLRLSLKWFRTVNTSFIYSVFYLCEWATCDFRDFRTAPCDVKFTGRKDLSEVHIAIRLLKMKLRDMQISTRQKSGNTRGHGVSYLGKCSGHQSNRNFVKNASRTKSSSRSMDQNICSSAIFESPGPLHDIIVCWIDQHMVHKGEGLKRVYLLVVELIQAGIFYPLAYVRQLIVSGIMDMNVVDLERQKRHCQILKQLPKKFVRDALVESGISEGPQLTEALQIYLNERSLILRCSLWENHGNGSNVSISSLKQKQCISSTKEKASTLSIDQLKSAPSNKTSSKSGKDGSGVEDLKTFISALLQLPKSLSNLGSIGLDESQGSVRKPIGSQSKIDLVETTPGCEECRKAKRQKLSEERSLFVQAPSPVLSDDEDTWWAKKGLKSSEPLKVDQPLKPIKQVTKTRQKTVRKTQSLAQLAASRIEGSQGASTSHMCDNKVSCPHHRTAMHGDTARSVDGIQLSECEDIVSIGKALKRLRFVERKEIALWLMTVIRQLIEESEKVVGKVSQFGRPFATMDDKSSIRWKLGEDDLSALLYLMDVSDDLVSAVKFLLWLLPKVYSSPNSTIHSGRNVLMLPRNVENQACDVSEAFLLSSLRRYENILAAADLIPETLSSVMQRAAAIMASNGRVSGSGALAFARYLLKKYGNVVSVSEWEKNFKSTCDKRLAFEIESGRSVDGELGLPLGVPAGVEDPDDFFRQKISGGRLPSRVGSGMRDVVQRNVEEAFHYLFGKDRKLFAAGTPKGPTFEKWDNGYQIAQQIVVGLIDCIRQTGGAAQEGDSSLVTSAVSAIVGSVGPTLAKLPDFSAGSNQSNMSLATSSLNYAKCILRMHITCLCLLKEALGERQSRVFEIALAMEASTALAGVFAPSKASRAQFQMSPETHDTGTIPSDVSNNSSKIVVARTTKISAAVSALVVGAIISGVVSLERIVTILRLKEGLDVVQFVRSTRSNSNGSVRSVGAFKVDSSVEVHVHWFRLLVGNCRTICEGLVVDLLDEPSIVALSRMQRMLSLSLVFPPAYSIFSFVMWRPFVMNANVAFREDMNQLYQSLTMAISDAIKHLPFRNVCLRDCQGLYDLMAANMTDAEFATLLELNGSDIHSKSVAFIPLRARHFLNALIDCKMPQSIYTKEEGSRNSGHGESKIDFTDSESTLQDKLVDVLDALQPAKFHWQWVELRLLLNEQALIEKMKMHDISLADAIQLSSPSSEKSGASENENNFIEIILTRLLVRPDAAPLFSEVVHLFGKSLEDSMLLQAKWFLAGQDVLFGRKTIRQRLINIAESKRFSIKTQFSEPWGWCASCKDPATLKGDKKKVDSMPLEEGEVVEEGMDVKRSIKGFSPVFDSERSTSKQQHGTERALLELILPCIDQSSDESRNSFASDLIKQLNYIEQQIALVTRGPTKPVNTPATEGQTNKVNSRKNIRSGSPGLARRPTPTPDSSSLSPAALRASISLRVQLLMRFLPIICTDGESSVRSMRYTLASVLLRLLGSRVVHEDAMVNAMQYSPLRKEAESPAEAAFVDSSVECLFDRLLLILHGLLSSSLPSWLRSKSVVKTANESAREFSGFDREPLEALQNHLDNMQLPDTIRWRIQAAMPVLPPTIRCHFSCQLPTVPTSALASLQPNTTNSGFNSSSSTVPQRNSVPSSRTTASGKSKQQENDLDIDPWMLLEDGAGSCPSANNTNIIGSGDRVNIRAASWLKGAVRVRRTDLTYVGAVDEDS; via the exons at GCGACAACCACTATTAACCCCATACAAGTTGAAGTGTGATAAAGAACCTCTGAACTCTAG GCTTGGCCCCCCGGACTTTCACCCCCAAACACCAAATTGCCCTGAAGAGACTCTGACCAGAGAATATTTGCAATCTGGATACAGGGACACAGTTGAAGGCCTTGAG GAATCGAGAGAAATTTCTCTGACCCAGGTTCCAAATTTTAACAAGGCACATGTACTTAACTGCAAAGAG GCCATCAGAAAACGTCTGAGGGCAATCAATGAATCTCGTGTTCAGAAGCGGAAG GCTGGTCAAGTATATGGAGTGGCTCTTTCAGGGTCACAACTTGCTAAGCCTGGTGTTTTCCCTGAACAAAGGCCATGTCCTGAAGACTTCAAGAAGAAATGGATTGAG gGGTTATCTCAGCAGCACAAGCGATTACGGTCTTTAGTGGATCTTGTCCCTCATGTTAGAAGGAAATCACTTTTAGAGGTTCTTATTAGGAATAATGTTCCATTGCTGAGGGCTACCTGGTTTATAAAGGTTACTTACCTTAATGTG GTTCGGCCAGGTTCTGCTAGTATTTCTTCTGGAATTGGTGACAAAACTCAGCAAACTTGTTCTGAGCTTTGGACCAAAGATGTCATTGAATACTTGCAAACTCTTcttgatgaatttttttcaaaaaatagttCTCATTTTACTCATAATCGAGATCGATCACCCCAATTACCTTATACTGCATCACTTCAGCACAGAAATGATCAGTTATCTATTTCTGATGGTGAAGAACCATCTTTACATTTTAAATGGTGGTATATTGTTCGGCTTTTGCAATGGCATCACACTGAAGGGCTTCTTATTCCATCTCTTATCATTGACTGGGTTTTGCGGCAATTACAG GAAAAACAATTGCTTGAGATTTGGCAACTGCTATTGCCTATTGTGTATGGTTTTTTAGAAATTGTGGTGCTATCTCAAACGTATGTTCGCACTCTTGCTGGTGTAGCTCTTCGTGTTATTCGTGATCCTGCTCCTGGTGGATCAGATCTAGTAGACAATTCCCGAAGAGCATATACGACTTCTGCTCTGATTGAGATGCTCCGGTTTTTAATACTTGCAGCTCCAGAAACTTTTGTCGCTTTGGATTGTTTTCCTTTGCCATCCTCTGTAGTTTCATATGCAATAAATGAGGGAAGTTTTATACTTAAAGCAACTGAAGCTGCaggaaagataaaaaatagtTCTGAAGATGTGtgtttatttaaaagtaaaggaTTTGATGCACAATACCAATCATTGGCATTTGATCACGTTATTTCATGCATTCAAGAACGAGTACAAGATCTCACAAAGGCTGTAAAGCCAGGTTATCCAGGTCAATATCTGGCTAAAGCTGCACAAGCCTTGGATAAATCCCTTGTACTTGGAGATCTACATGGAGCATACAAATTTCTTTTTGAAGATCTTTGTGATGAAACTGTATCTGAAGGTTGGGTTGCGAAAGTTAGCCATTGTTTAAGGTTATCTCTGAAGTGGTTTCGGACTGTAAATACATCATTTATTTATTCAGTGTTTTACCTATGTGAGTGGGCTACATGTGATTTTAGGGATTTTCGAACTGCTCCCTGTGATGTAAAGTTCACTGGCAGGAAAGATCTTTCCGAAGTGCATATTGCCATTAGACTTCTAAAGATGAAGCTGAGGGATATGCAGATTTCTACAAGACAAAAGAGTGGAAATACTCGTGGTCATGGGGTCAGTTATTTAGGAAAATGTTCAGGTCACCAGAGTAATCGGAATTTTGTGAAGAATGCATCCAGAACAAAATCTAGTTCAAGAAGTATGGATCAGAATATCTGCTCTTCAGCTATATTTGAAAGCCCAGGTCCTCTCCAtgatattattgtttgttggatTGATCAACATATGGTGCATAAAGGGGAAGGTCTCAAACGTGTATATCTACTTGTAGTGGAACTCATACAGGCAGGCATCTTTTATCCACTGGCATATGTACGCCAGCTGATAGTGAGTGGGATCATGGATATGAATGTGGTTGACTTAGAGAGACAGAAGAGACACTGTCAAATCTTGAAGCAACTTCCTAAGAAGTTTGTCCGTGATGCTTTGGTAGAATCAGGGATTAGTGAAGGGCCACAGCTTACTGAAGCATTGCAAATTTACTTGAATGAACGCAGCCTCATACTACGTTGTTCCTTGTGGGAGAACCATGGTAATGGAAGTAATGTGAGTATATCATCTCTCAAGCAAAAACAGTGTATATCTTCAACAAAAGAGAAAGCTTCTACATTGtcaattgatcaattgaaaAGTGCTCCTTCTAATAAAACATCCTCTAAAAGTGGCAAGGATGGCAGTGGTGTTGAAGACCTGAAGACATTCATCTCAGCCCTGTTACAGCTACCAAAAAGTTTGTCTAATTTGGGTTCTATTGGATTGGATGAATCTCAAGGCAGTGTCAGGAAACCTATTGGGTCTCAAAGCAAGATTGACCTAGTGGAGACCACACCTGGGTGTGAAGAATGTAGAAAAGCAAAGAGACAAAAATTGAGTGAGGAAAGAAGTTTGTTTGTTCAAGCTCCTTCTCCTGTACTGTCTGATGATGAAGATACATGGTGGGCAAAGAAGGGTCTAAAATCGTCAGAGCCTCTCAAAGTTGATCAACCACTTAAGCCTATCAAACAGGTTACTAAGACTCGGCAGAAGACTGTCCGTAAAACCCAGAGTCTTGCTCAACTGGCAGCTTCTAGAATTGAGGGTAGCCAAGGGGCATCAACAAGTCATATGTGTGACAATAAGGTTAGCTGCCCTCACCATAGAACTGCTATGCATGGAGATACAGCAAGATCTGTTGATGGAATTCAGTTAAGTGAATGTGAAGATATTGTCTCAATTGGAAAGGCTCTGAAACGGCTGCGCTTCGTTGAAAGAAAGGAAATAGCACTTTGGTTGATGACTGTAATTAGGCAGCTTATTGAAGAGTCTGAAAAAGTTGTTGGTAAAGTTAGCCAGTTTGGGAGGCCTTTTGCCACTATGGATGATAAAAGTTCAATACGGTGGAAACTTGGTGAGGATGATCTTTCTGCTTTACTTTATCTGATGGATGTGTCAGATGATTTAGTCTCAGCTGTCAAATTCCTCTTATGGTTGCTGCCAAAGGTTTATAGTAGCCCTAATTCTACTATTCATAGTGGGAGGAATGTTTTAATGCTGCCAAGAAATGTGGAGAACCAAGCTTGTGATGTTAGTGAGGCTTTTCTGCTATCATCGTTAAGAAG GTATGAGAACATTCTCGCTGCAGCTGATCTTATTCCTGAAACTCTGTCATCCGTAATGCAGCGTGCTGCAGCTATTATGGCATCTAATGGAAGGGTTTCAGGTTCAGGTGCCCTAGCTTTTGCTCGCTATTTGTTAAAAAAGTATGGCAATGTGGTTAGTGTCAGTGAGTGGGAGAAAAATTTCAAGAGTACATGTGATAAGAGACTTGCTTTTGAAATTGAGTCTGGACGGTCAGTTGATGGAGAGTTGGGGCTTCCACTTGGTGTTCCTGCTGGAGTTGAGGACCCTGATGACTTTTTCCGTCAAAAGATAAGTGGTGGCCGGTTGCCGTCCAGAGTAGGTTCAGGAATGAGAGATGTTGTACAGCGTAACGTGGAAGAAGCATTTCACTATCTTTTCGGAAAAGACAGGAAGCTATTTGCTGCTGGTACGCCGAAAGGTCCCACTTTTGAAAAATGGGATAATGGGTATCAAATTGCTCAACAAATAGTTGTGGGTCTGATAGATTGCATACGGCAGACTGGTGGTGCTGCTCAAGAGGGGGATTCATCTTTAGTTACTTCTGCTGTTTCTGCCATTGTTGGCAGTGTTGGTCCAACTTTGGCAAAATTGCCAGATTTTTCAGCTGGAAGTAACCAGTCAAATATGTCATTGGCTACAAGTTCTTTGAATTATGCTAAATGCATTTTGCGAATGCATATAACCTGTTTGTGCTTGCTTAAGGAGGCCTTGGGAGAACGCCAAAGCCGTGTATTTGAGATTGCTCTTGCAATGGAAGCTTCTACTGCTCTTGCTGGAGTTTTTGCTCCAAGTAAAGCTTCTCGAGCTCAGTTTCAAATGTCACCTGAAACCCATGATACTGGTACTATTCCGAGTGATGTTTCAAACAACAGTAGCAAAATTGTGGTTGcaagaacaacaaaaattagTGCTGCTGTTTCTGCACTTGTTGTTGGTGCAATCATATCTGGTGTTGTGAGCCTGGAAAGAATAGTAACCATTCTCAGATTAAAGGAGGGCCTGGATGTTGTACAATTTGTAAGAAGCACAAGATCCAATTCAAATGGGAGTGTACGTTCAGTTGGGGCTTTTAAGGTAGATAGTTCAGTTGAAGTTCATGTCCATTGGTTTAGATTGCTTGTTGGGAACTGTAGAACCATCTGTGAAGGCTTAGTGGTTGATCTCTTGGATGAACCGTCCATTGTTGCTCTTTCAAGGATGCAGCGGATGCTTTCTCTATCATTGGTCTTTCCACCTGCctattcaatattttcttttgttatgtgGCGGCCTTTTGTTATGAATGCCAATGTAGCATTTCGTGAAGATATGAATCAACTTTATCAGTCTTTAACAATGGCCATAAGTGATGCAATAAAACATTTGCCCTTCCGAAATGTGTGCTTAAGAGATTGTCAGGGTCTTTATGATCTTATGGCTGCAAACATGACTGATGCAGAGTTTGCCACCTTGCTAGAGTTGAATGGCTCTGATATCCATTCGAAATCTGTGGCATTTATTCCCCTCCGTGCTAGACATTTTCTAAATGCCTTGATTGATTGTAAGATGCCTCAATCTATTTATACAAAGGAAGAAGGAAGCAGGAATTCTGGACATGGTGaatctaaaattgattttactGATAGTGAATCTACACTACAGGATAAGCTTGTGGACGTGTTAGATGCTTTGCAGCCTGCCAAGTTTCACTGGCAATGGGTTGAACTCAGGCTGCTTTTAAATGAACAGGCCCTCATTGAGAAAATGAAGATGCATGATATATCTCTAGCTGACGCTATACAGTTGTCCTCACCTAGTTCAGAGAAGAGTGGTGCTTCTGAGAATGAGaacaattttattgaaataattctGACAAGGTTGCTGGTTAGACCTGATGCCGCACCCCTTTTCTCGGAGGTGGTTCATCTTTTTGGGAAGTCACTAGAGGATTCAATGTTGTTACAGGCTAAATGGTTCCTTGCGGGACAAGACGTCCTCTTTGGTCGGAAGACTATTAGGCAACGACTGATTAACATTGCAGAGTCTAAAAGATTTTCCATTAAGACACAGTTTTCTGAACCCTGGGGTTGGTGCGCCTCATGTAAAGATCCAGCTACTCTGAAGGGCGATAAAAAGAAAGTTGATTCTATGCCTCTTGAAGAAGGAGAAGTTGTTGAAGAGGGAATGGATGTGAAAAGGTCCATAAAAGGGTTCTCCCCAGTGTTTGACTCTGAAAGATCTACCAGTAAGCAGCAGCATGGGACTGAGAGGGCTCTTCTTGAGTTAATTCTTCCATGCATAGATCAAAGTTCTGACGAATCTCGAAATTCCTTTGCAAGTGATTTgatcaaacaattaaattatattgagCAACAGATAGCTTTAGTTACCCGAGGACCAACTAAGCCAGTAAATACTCCTGCAACTGAAGGTCAGACAAACAAAGTAAATAGCCGCAAAAATATAAGAAGTGGCAGCCCTGGTTTAGCCAGAAGACCAACACCTACTCCGGattcttcttcactttctcCTGCTGCATTGCGAGCATCAATATCTTTACGTGTGCAGTTGCTCATGAGATTTCTTCCTATTATTTGCACAGACGG GGAGTCTTCTGTACGGAGTATGAGATACACACTTGCATCTGTACTTCTTCGTCTCCTTGGCAGCCGGGTTGTGCATGAGGATGCAATGGTGAATGCCATGCAATATTCTCCATTGAGAAAGGAGGCGGAATCACCTGCTGAGGCTGCTTTTGTGGATTCTTCTGTTGAATGCCTGTTTGATCGTCTGTTGTTGATCTTGCATGGATTGTTGAGTAGTTCCCTTCCAAGTTGGCTTAGGTCGAAATCTGTTGTAAAGACAGCTAACGAATCTGCAAGGGAATTTTCTGGTTTTGATCGCGAGCCCTTGGAGGCATTGCAG AATCACCTTGATAACATGCAACTGCCAGACACTATCCGGTGGCGTATCCAAGCTGCAATGCCTGTACTTCCTCCCACTATAAGGTGCCATTTCTCATGCCAGCTGCCGACGGTTCCAACTTCTGCTCTTGCATCTCTTCAACCCAACACTACAAATTCTGGGTTTAACTCCAGCAGTTCAACTGTCCCTCAGAGGAACTCTGTTCCATCATCAAGGACTACAGCATCAGGGAAGTCAAAGCAACAGGAAAATGATTTGGACATTGACCCTTGGATGCTTTTAGAAGATGGGGCTGGATCTTGCCCGTCGgcaaataatactaatataattGGAAGTGGTGATCGGGTAAATATTCGTGCTGCCAGCTGGCTTAAAGGGGCAGTTAGAGTGCGGCGAACAGACCTTACATATGTTGGCGCTGTGGATGAGGATAGTTGA